From the Piliocolobus tephrosceles isolate RC106 chromosome 14, ASM277652v3, whole genome shotgun sequence genome, the window NNNNNNNNNNNNNNNNNNNNNNNNNNNNNNNNNNNNNNNNNNNNNNNNNNNNNNNNNNNNNNNNNNNNNNNNNNNNNNNNNNNNNNNNNNNNNNNNNNNNNNNNNNNNNNNNNNNNNNNNNNNNNNNNNNNNNNNNNNNNNNNNNNNNNNNNNNNNNNNNNNNNNNNNNNNNNNNNNNNNNNNNNNNNNNNNNNNNNNNNNNNNNNNNNNNNNNNNNNNNNNNNNNNNNNNNNNNNNNNNNNNNNNNNNNNNNNNNNNNNNNNNNNNNNNNNNNNNNNNNNNNNNNNNNNNNNNNNNNNNNNNNNNNNNNNNNNNNNNNNNNNNNNNNNNNNNNNNNNNNNNNNNNNNNNNNNNNNNNNNNNNNNNNNNNNNNNNNNNNNNNNNNNNNNNNNNNNNNNNNNNNNNNNNNNNNNNNNNNNNNNNNNNNNNNNNNNNNNNNNNNNNNNNNNNNNNNNNNNNNNNNNNNNNNNNNNNNNNNNNNNNNNNNNNNNNNNNNNNNNNNNNNNNNNNNNNNNNNNNNNNNNNNNNNNNNNNNNNNNNNNNNNNNNNNNNNNNNNNNNNNNNNNNNNNNNNNNNNNNNNNNNNNNNNNNNNNNNNNNNNNNNNNNNNNNNNNNNNNNNNNNNNNNNNNNNNNNNNNNNNNNNNNNNNNNNNNNNNNNNNNNNNNNNNNNNNNNNNNNNNNNNNNNNNNNNNNNNNNNNNNNNNNNNNNNNNNNNNNNNNNNNNNNNNNNNNNNNNNNNNNNNNNNNNNNNNNNNNNNNNNNNNNNNNNNNNNNNNNNNNNNNNNNNNNNNNNNNNNNNNNNNNNNNNNNNNNNNNNNNNNNNNNNNNNNNNNNNNNNNNNNNNNNNNNNNNNNNNNNNNNNNNNNNNNNNNNNNNNNNNNNNNNNNNNNNNNNNNNNNNNNNNNNNNNNNNNNNNNNNNNNNNNNNNNNNNNNNNNNNNNNNNNNNNNNNNNNNNNNNNNNNNNNNNNNNNNNNNNNNNNNNNNNNNNNNNNNNNNNNNNNNNNNNNNNNNNNNNNNNNNNNNNNNNNNNNNNNNNNNNNNNNNNNNNNNNNNNNNNNNNNNNNNNNNNNNNNNNNNNNNNNNNNNNNNNNNNNNNNNNNNNNNNNNNNNNNNNNNNNNNNNNNNNNNNNNNNNNNNNNNNNNNNNNNNNNNNNNNNNNNNNNNNNNNNNNNNNNNNNNNNNNNNNNNNNNNNNNNNNNNNNNNNNNNNNNNNNNNNNNNNNNNNNNNNNNNNNNNNNNNNNNNNNNNNNNNNNNNNNNNNNNNNNNNNNNNNNNNNNNNNNNNNNNNNNNNNNNNNNNNNNNNNNNNNNNNNNNNNNNNNNNNNNNNNNNNNNNNNNNNNNNNNNNNNNNNNNNNNNNNNNNNNNNNNNNNNNNNNNNNNNNNNNNNNNNNNNNNNNNNNNNNNNNNNNNNNNNNNNNNNNNNNNNNNNNNNNNNNNNNNNNNNNNNNNNNNNNNNNNNNNNNNNNNNNNNNNNNNNNNNNNNNNNNNNNNNNNNNNNNNNNNGATATGTCCCAGAAAGTAAAACATAAACAagatctgcactcccatgtttgttggaGCACTGTTaacaacagccaagatttggaagcaacctagtgtccatcaagagatgaatggataggccaggtgcagtggctcacacctttaatcccagcactttgggaggctgaggcggatggatcacctgaggtcaggagtttgagaccagcctgaccaatatgatgaaaccccgtctgtactaaaaatacaacaattagcgaggtgtggtggcgcacacctgtaatcccagctacttgggaggctgaggcaggagaatcacttgaacccgggaggcagaggttgctttgagccaagaccatgctattgcactccaatctggacaacaagagaaaaactctgtctccaaaaaaaaaaaaaaaaaaaaaaagatgaatggataaaaaaaaaacgTGGTGCTCATACACAGTGGAGTACccattcagccatgaaaaagaatgagagcctgtcatttgcaacaacatggatggaactggagatcattatgttaagtgaaataagccaggaactgaaagacaaacatcacatgttctcacttatgtgtgtgatctaaaaatcaaagcaattgaaCTCACAGACATAGATactagaaggatggttaccacagaggctgggaagggtagtggggggctggtggttaataggtacaaaaaaaatagaaagaatggctgtgcacagtgactcacgcctataatcccagtatttggggcaggtggatcacgaggtcaggagttcaagaccagcctggccaagatggtgaaaccctgtctctactaaaaatacaaaaattagcggcacacggtggcagacacctgtaatccttgctgctctggaggttgaggcagagagctgcttgaacccaggaggcagaggttgcagtgagccaaaatcatgccactgcactccagcctgggtgacagagcaagactccatcaaaaaaaaaaaaaccaaagaaaaaaacagaataagatctactatttgataacacaacagggtgattatagtcaataatatttaattgggcagccactgtggctcacacctgtaatcccagcattttgggaggctgaggcgggtggatcacttgagtacaggagttcaagaccagcctggccaacatggtgaaaccctatctctgctaaaaatacaaaaattagccgagcatgatagcacatgcctgtaatcccagctactcggcaggctgcaagaggcaggagaatcacccaaacctgggaggtggaggttgcagtgagccaagatcacgctactgcactccagcagtaGCTGgagtttatttataataaataaatatttatttattattattattaaataaataatatttaatagtacatttaaaaacaactaaaagagtataaatgggccaggcatggtggctcatgccggtaatcccagcactttgggaagccgaggcaggtgtatcacgaggtcaagagattgagaccatcctggccaacatggtgaaaccccatctctactaaaaatacaaaaattagctgggcatggtgtcgcacacctgtagtcccagctacttaggagactgaggcaggagaatcgcttgaaacctggaaggcagaggttgcagtgagctgagattgtgccactgcactccagcctggcgatagagcaagactctgtctcaaaaaaaaaaaaaaagaaaaaagaaaaaaaaaaaaaaagaaaagaaaagaaagaaaaagagaaagaaaaagaaaaaccccagaactcgtcaggcacagtggctcacacctgtaattccaatatttttgggaggccgaggcaggtgcatcacttgaggtcaggagttcgaaaccagcctggccaatatggtgaaacctgtctctactaaaaatacaaaaatttactgggcatggtggcacgtgcctgtatacccagctactcaggaggctgaggtgggagaatcgcttgaacccaggaggcagaggttgcaatgagtcgagattgcaacactgcactccagcctgtgcgacagaattagaatccgtctcaaaaaaaaaagagagaaacactcCAGCTCTGTTTATACCTGCAGGTGGAAGGCAGCGAATTCTCAAGCCAACAAGAAGCAGGCCTCTTCCCATCCTGAGATGAATAGGCCAGAAAGAAACTCCCACACTCAGGCTGGTCAAAGAGATGACAAGTGTTCTAGTTTGAGAAAGAGCTCTGCTGTTAAGTTTATTGGCTTTGATCTCTAAATGGTTAATCTAACTTTAAATGAGAGGAAGAAAGTGTTGGCCAAGGACCCCTGATCTTTTGCAGGGAgcttttaatttctctaaagcaTACAAAGTAccatgaaaaggaagaagtacgGTGCTGACCAGAGTTCAACAACTGACCAAGAGGAATTATAATGAAGCCCACTCCAAGCCCAATAATGGTGTTTGGCACTCTATCAAGTTTACCTGGGCCAAGGTTTACAAGCAGCTATGGGCTCTCTGACAAAAGCAGCATTCCCACAGACTATCATTGACCAAGAATCCTATAACTGGGACTTGTAAAGCAGGCCAAGATTTCATATCTATTTACCAGCTAATAGCAGGCTTGTTATGGTCTCTGACAAATATCCCACCAATACACTCAGGCACCTTTTTGGCTCTAAGTAGTCTCTTGATGtgcttttacattaaaaaaaattctgtaatctggccgggcacagtggctcacacctacaatcccaggaatttgggaggtggaggcaggtggatcaactaaggttcggagttcgagaccggcctgggcaacatggtaaaaccctgtctctactaaaaacacaaaaattagctgggtgtggtggcatatgcctgtagtcccagccactcgggaggctgaggcaggagaattgcttgaacctgagaggtggaggttgcagtgagccgagatgttgccactgcactccagcctgggcgacagagcaagactctgtttcaaaaaaaagaaaaaagaaagaaagaaatctgtaaGCTGGTATAGCAAAAGgttcttgacttctgtgattTCTATTCTAGAATGCAATAATGTGTTGTTCTGGactgccaggcttggtggctcacacctgtaatcccagcactttgggaggccaaggcaggcagataacttgaagtcaggagttcgagaccagtctgagcaacatgtcgaaaccccatctccacaaaaaatacaaaaaagttgggtgtggtggcacgtgcctgttgtcccagctactcaggagggtgatgaagtggaaggatcgcttgagcctgggaggtcgaggctacagtaagGTACGATCACATCACtctattccagcctggggaacagaatgagaccctgtctcaaaaaaaaccaaacatcaaGAAAAAACATAATCCCTGTCCTCAGGAAAATATGGGAGTTGGCGGGGGATTAAAAGACTTACCGTGGGACCAGTATTTGGAGGTGATGATTCGTCTGTGCACACAGACAAAACAGAGAGGGAAGGCATCTGGGAGGATGTCAGGGCTGGCATCTCTGTGCCACTGTCCAAGTTCAAAGCTGAGAGCCCAAGAGTGTGATGCCCATTGAGCTCACTGGCACTGCTTTGGGTGGAAGGCTTTAGGGAATTCTGGAACGTGCCATTGCGGAGGCAGGATGTGCTATGGAAAGTGCTTGCCAGCTTGGCTGTCTTCTGATTGCTGTCATCAGAGTCAAGTTTGGGGAAAGACAGGGATTTGATATTGCTTACTGCAGGTATAGGGGGGAGggacactttggaagacagtgaCATCTTTTCACAGTTGCCCAACTGTGGTAAGGTTATAAAGCCATTGGGTTTATGAAGAGGCTTGAAATCTAGGGTCGCCCGTTCCAAGGATGCCAGGACCTCCTCATCCTGTAACACGGACCCAGAGCCTCCCCTGGGCAAGTTATTGTCCAATAACTGAGCCATAATGGGTCCAGTGGTTCCTACCAGAATATTTCTCAGCTCTTCCTTCTCATCAATAGTTTTTAACTCCAGATTATCAAATGGGTCTTCTTCACACTCAAAGTCAGCAAGATTGAAATCTGCCTTTATGTGAGGTGGGCTGAGAACTTTCTGTTTCGTGGCACTACTGCTGACCCGAGTTGGTGTGAGGATGCTGTTGTGCTGCAAGCTGGCGAGGATGGGGTTAATAGGAGGTGGCATTGTGGCTGTACTGTGAGTCTTGGAGAAGCTCATTTTGCTATCGCCCTCTGGGCCACTCTTAGAATTCACTTTAGCTTCTGCTTCCGCAATTTTGCACTCTGCTTCCCGCTCGGCTTCTTCGATTTTCTTAATCTCTTCAGCCCACTCAATGGTTTTCTTTTCCAAAGAGAAGTCATACTGCAAAGATATAGCAGAGGAAGGGGGTATGAACCCAGGTGGCCGTCCTTCCCCCCCACCCAATTCACTCCTTCCTCACTCCTGGTGGAAGAGGAGAACTGGGCAAGGCAGCATTTAGGGCGTGTGGGATGATCCCCACTTAAAAAGAGTAAGGCTTCCAATGTCCTTATAAGATTTAACCAAACTCTGTTCCTAGGTTACTTGTAGAAATTATCTAGAAAGAACTCCTACAACCTCTAACCCTACATACCAGGCCAAATGTACCTTGCTACTTCCCTTGTCTCTCCTCAGGCCATTTCCTTTCCTAGAATTCTTCATTGGTGGCTCAAGCAGAGCTCAGTTACTTCCTCTGTGAAGCTTTCCTGATGACCCACTCCTTCTTTGTAACTCTTACAGCATTTGTCTCTATCAATCATTTGATGCTGAGCGCAGGTGACCACATGTAGTTTTCGTCTTTAATCTCTAACTTCCTCCAAAGTATCACAAGCCTCTTGTGGATAGCAACCTGCTACAGACCCTCCTTGGATCTCTATTATCTAGCACAATGTCCTAAACAAATCCCATGCTAGGTAATGACAGccccaaacatttaagaaatacctgTAAGGTGCCATGCATGATTCTAAACACTTTTTATGTATTAACTCTCTAGATTTTCTCAATAACCCTTTAAAGTAACTACTGTTATTCCACTTAACAGGGTCTACAACCAAGCATAAAGCTGGTAGCTAAATGGAAGAGCCTGGATTTGTACCCAGGCAGTCTTGACTACAGATTCTATGCTCTTAAACCACTATCTATTAGATTATGATGAACAGGTTGTAGTTAAAATGCAGAAAAACTTCTAAGAAATCCAGGCATATTCAGATTAAGATTTTTACagaggccgggggcggtggctcaagcttgtaatcccagcactttgggaggccgagacgggcggatcacgaggtcaggagatcgagaccatcctggctaacacagtgaaaccccatctctactaaaaaatacaaaaaccgaGCCGGGCAAGgtgacctgtagtcccagctactcgggaggctgaggcaggagaatggtgtaaacctgggaggcggggcttgcagtgagctgagatctggccactgcactccagcctgggtgacagagtgagacaccgtctcaaaaaaaaaagatttttacagAGCAAATTACACAAAGCGCCACTTCATGGTTCTTTGACATATCTTAAGTATAGCTCaatttacaaaaatttattttgcacaCTTAAAAGAAATAGACCTATTATATAAAGCAACATTCACATAggacaggaaaaaacaaaaatctttggCTTTCACCCCAAAGCACTAGAGCTAAACAATGTCTGTGTGAATGTCCAAGGTTAGAGACACACTAAAGGTAAAAAAGGGGGGAAAGAGAGGTCTAACATGCTAACACCGGAAttttagagaagaagaaaaatatgacagaGCCTCTGGTCATCCTCAAGCCTTTCAATTCAAACAATAAAAGAGAAGCCTAGAAAGGCACATGTCAAGAGGTTACTTTAAATCCTAAACCAGTTGCTGTGCCTCAGACAGACACATGGCGGGGAATCACTGGGCTTCCTTTCTACCACTAATGGAACACTGAGAAAAGAGCAGTGGCAATGACTCTGCTTTTCTAACTGTGGAGAAAATCCAACTTTGCAATTGCTTTCCCCCAATAAAAATGGAGGCTATAACTTAACTTCCCATTGCCTATAAACATTGTTCTTGAAGTTTTATTCAAAAAACAATtggaaatgtatttccttttctagCAAACActtatttaacttttgttttttcgTTACCAAAGTAATGCAGAATACttggaatacagaaaaaaagggtgcggtgcagggagggagggggttgggggtggcAGAAATATTAAAGTAGAAAAGAATGTGGGTTTggagtataataataaataatatcatCTAGCATTTATGGAGTTCCAGGAACCAGAGTAAGCATTATAAATACATTCTTTAACTCTTCTAACAACCTTAGAAGCTAATCATTCTCATCCTccctttacagatgaagaaatggaggtttggagaagttaaaaaaaaatgtccaagATTATACAGCTATTACAGGTCAATTCTCCAGCACATGTATGAGTGACACCAGAGGATGTTCTAAACCATGACACTAAGGGCTACCTCACGTGAGCCACATTCAACAGAAGCTTTCTGGACTCTAGAAGCAAGGGctgtgtatatttttttgttttgttttgagacggagtctcactctgtctcccaggctggagtgcagtggcgcgatctcggctcactgcaagctccacctcccgggttcacgccattctcctgcctcagcctcctgagtagctgggactacaggcgcccgccaccacacccggctaattttttttgtatttttttagtagagatgaggtttcactgtggtctcgatctcctgatcttgtgatccgcccacctcggcctcccaaagtgctgggattacaggcgtgagccactgcgcccggccgggctGTGTATATTTTACTGGCTcactttaaagaaattttagCTGAAAAGTTGAGTTTGTATTGTCATGCAAAGGCAAATATGACAGTTAGAGGAACTTTCAAGTCATCTGTCTAGAGTTCTAGGTCTGACTGTCTCTTTGGGTACGGAGGGGACCAGATACAACACTACAACCTAATTCCCCATGGAGACTCCAGGCAAAGTTTAAAGCTGCTTTGTAACCCATACAGGCTTGGtctcctttgggaggccaaggtgggtggatcacttgaggtgaggagtttgagaccagcctagtcaacatggcgaaaccctgtctctactaaaaacacaaaaattagccaggcatggtggcacacgccagtagtcccagctactcaggaggctgaggcaggagaatctcttgaagctgggaggtggaagatgcagtgagtcaagatggcgccactgcactccagcctgggcaaaagaacaagactccatctcaaaaaaaaggtggCTTTGTGCATTagagaacaaaaatatttcaccTGGCCCACACCGGAATGCAGCTGTTAGCCCTGATCTCCTTTCGTGATCAGTGGGTGCTATAAGCACAGTGAGCACAATACCATGCGTTTATTGGTGCTTCAGACTGACCAAACAAATGGGAAATTCCCAGCAAAGCCTAAATCGACAACAATTTGGGAATCAAAACAAGTTTTCTGAATGCATCAATAAAGCAGTGAATAATGAGAAACAAGACAGGTGTTTTTAAATCATACTGCTAAGAGTATCCTGTACACAAGTAAGTATTTAATGACTATTTGTTCTTGCCAATAAAAAAATTCTCAGacaaataaaacaaggaaaaatgtTATAAAGTAAGTCTATCTCTCTTCTGGTCCAATAAAGTCTCCATACACAAAAGGAACATTAATTCAGTATTAAAGATGCTTAATATAAGATGCTTGACATCATTAGtcatgaaagaaatgcaaataaaaaccacaatgagagacaACTTCTCTCACCCACAAGAATGTATATAATGAAAACGAGTTAATAAGAGTTGGCAAGGAAGTGAAGAAATTGGTACCCTCTTGTGCTGCTGGGATTGTAAAAttgtgcagccactttggaaaaataCTCTAgtgttctttaaaatgttaaacatagagttaccatgacccagcaattccactcctataCATTATgcccaagaaaactgaaaacatgtgtccacacaaaaatctgttTACAGATGTTCAGAGCATCATTATTCATAAGATATTCATAAGAGGCAAAAAGTGGAAACTaccaatgtccatcaactgatgaacagatGAACAAAGTGCGTTATAtccaaacaatgaaatattattcacctataaaaataaatgaagtactaATACCTCATTCATACAAcgtggataaaccttgaaaacactatgctaagtgagtAAGCCAGTCACCAAGGCTATGACTGcagaattccatttatatgaaatggccagaataggcaaacccatagagacagaaagtagatagCGGTTGCCAGAGGCTGCaaggaggggagaatggggagtgactTCTAGTGGATACTGGGTTTCCTTTTGGAGTGATTAAAATGTTCGGGAATTAGATAGTAATGATTGTTACACAAgtatgtgaatatactaaaaatcactgaactgTATGTATACCTTAAAAAGgtgaattttggccaggcatggtggctcacacctgtaatcccagcactttgggaggctgaggtgggcagatcacttgaggccaggagctcaagaccagcctgggcaacatgatgaaactccgtctctataaaaaatacaaaaattagccaggcgtgatggtgcatgccaatagtcccagctactcaggaggctgaggagggaggatcaccaagctcagggaggtcaaggctgcagtaagccacgattgtgccactagactccaccctgggtgacagagtgagactgtgtctacaaataagaaaaaaaaagtatttttttaaaaaaggtaaatttcATGGTATgtgaataaagattttttttcctcccaaaagTAACTGAAGTTCCCTCGTTATGATTACTTACTGCATATAGACTttggaagattaaaaaaaagtaataccttTTAGAGTAAAATGGTGATGCCTTAGTgaattccagaaaaacaaaacttctttttctgaaagttgcatttttaaaaatcttcttaagTCACAGGAAGAAGAGTTACAGTAAGTACCATATTCTTCTGTTTCTCTAGGTAACTTCTCTCAACTATAAGTACCTTGAGGACAGTGATTAAGGCATTTATCTCTACCTTGAGTGCCCAATAGACCACCTCTCAAAAGCTGGCATTCAGTAAATGTGTACTGCAATAAGTAACACAGGGCTATTTGTTGCTTTCAAGGAGTAATTCAGTACATTTCTATATAACTGAGCCTTAAAGATGGGAGGATTGAGAAAGAAGCCCTCGAGGAGATAACATTTATGTGCAATCTAGAATAGATTTAAACGGAGTTTTCGGTATAGTGAGAAAAAGAATATTCCAGGtagcggccaggcgcggtggctcaagcctgtaatcccagcactttgggaggccgagacgggcggatcacgaggtcaggagatcgagaccactctggcaaacacggtgaaaccccgtctctactaaaaaatacaaaaaaaaaaaactagccgggcgaggtggcggatgcctgtagtcccagctactcgggaggctgaggcaggagaatggcgtg encodes:
- the UBAP1 gene encoding ubiquitin-associated protein 1 isoform X1, translating into MASKKLGADFHGTFSYLDDVPFKIGDKFKTPAKVGLPIGFSLPDCLQVVREVQYDFSLEKKTIEWAEEIKKIEEAEREAECKIAEAEAKVNSKSGPEGDSKMSFSKTHSTATMPPPINPILASLQHNSILTPTRVSSSATKQKVLSPPHIKADFNLADFECEEDPFDNLELKTIDEKEELRNILVGTTGPIMAQLLDNNLPRGGSGSVLQDEEVLASLERATLDFKPLHKPNGFITLPQLGNCEKMSLSSKVSLPPIPAVSNIKSLSFPKLDSDDSNQKTAKLASTFHSTSCLRNGTFQNSLKPSTQSSASELNGHHTLGLSALNLDSGTEMPALTSSQMPSLSVLSVCTDESSPPNTGPTVTPPNFSVSQVPNMPSCPQAYSELQMLSPSERQCVETVVNMGYSYECVLRAMKKKGENIEQILDYLFAHGQLCEKGFDPLLVEEALEMHQCSEEKMMEFLQLMSKFKEMGFELKDIKEVLLLHNNDQDNALEDLMARAGAS
- the UBAP1 gene encoding ubiquitin-associated protein 1 isoform X2; this encodes MYDFSLEKKTIEWAEEIKKIEEAEREAECKIAEAEAKVNSKSGPEGDSKMSFSKTHSTATMPPPINPILASLQHNSILTPTRVSSSATKQKVLSPPHIKADFNLADFECEEDPFDNLELKTIDEKEELRNILVGTTGPIMAQLLDNNLPRGGSGSVLQDEEVLASLERATLDFKPLHKPNGFITLPQLGNCEKMSLSSKVSLPPIPAVSNIKSLSFPKLDSDDSNQKTAKLASTFHSTSCLRNGTFQNSLKPSTQSSASELNGHHTLGLSALNLDSGTEMPALTSSQMPSLSVLSVCTDESSPPNTGPTVTPPNFSVSQVPNMPSCPQAYSELQMLSPSERQCVETVVNMGYSYECVLRAMKKKGENIEQILDYLFAHGQLCEKGFDPLLVEEALEMHQCSEEKMMEFLQLMSKFKEMGFELKDIKEVLLLHNNDQDNALEDLMARAGAS
- the UBAP1 gene encoding ubiquitin-associated protein 1 isoform X3, translating into MSFSKTHSTATMPPPINPILASLQHNSILTPTRVSSSATKQKVLSPPHIKADFNLADFECEEDPFDNLELKTIDEKEELRNILVGTTGPIMAQLLDNNLPRGGSGSVLQDEEVLASLERATLDFKPLHKPNGFITLPQLGNCEKMSLSSKVSLPPIPAVSNIKSLSFPKLDSDDSNQKTAKLASTFHSTSCLRNGTFQNSLKPSTQSSASELNGHHTLGLSALNLDSGTEMPALTSSQMPSLSVLSVCTDESSPPNTGPTVTPPNFSVSQVPNMPSCPQAYSELQMLSPSERQCVETVVNMGYSYECVLRAMKKKGENIEQILDYLFAHGQLCEKGFDPLLVEEALEMHQCSEEKMMEFLQLMSKFKEMGFELKDIKEVLLLHNNDQDNALEDLMARAGAS